CTCCGCGCTGTCGCGGCCCCCGGCGGGCACCGAAGGGGCACCGTCCGCCGGGGTGCGCGTGACCCGCCGGGACGGCGACGGTTCCTGGCACGTGGAGATCCACGTCGTCGCGCTGCGGCGGGCCAGGACCCTGGACGTGGCCCGCGTCGTCCGGGACACCGTCGAGCGCCGGCTGGGCGCCCTGGAGTGCGCGCGGCCCCCGGGGCCCCCGCAGCCCGCCCCGCGGGTCACCGTGACGGTCACGGGACTGGTCTGACGCCCGTCGACCTCCGTCGACCTCAGCCGATCTCCGTCGACCTCAGCCGATCTCCGTCGACCTCAGCCGATCTCCGTCGACCTCAGCCGATCTCCGTCGATCTCCGTCGACCTCAGCCGATCTCCGTCGACCTCAGCCGACCTCAGCCGATCTGCGTCGACCTCAGCCGACCTCAGCCGATCTGCGTCGACCTCAGCCGACCCCAGTCGATCTGCGTCGACCTCAGCCGATCCCCGGTCGCCCCCGCCGTACCCGCTCAGCTCGGGAAGGTCATCACGGCGACCGGGGCGGACGTGGGTTCTTTCGAGCCGCCGTCGGGTTCGACGGTGATGCCCATGCCCGACGCACCGTCGACGGCGCCTCGCAGCAGGACGGCCTGGTCGCTGCGGCCGGGGTCCATCAGGCCGGCCGGACGCATGGTCCCGCCCTCGTCGAACCACAGTTGGTAGACCTTTCCGCCGGGCGGGCGGCTCATCCCCGAGACGACGAACACGGCCCTGTCCTGCCCACGGGAGACGACGACGGTACCCGTGGCACCGCCGGCCAGCCCGGCGGCCCGGGTCCTGGCGTCCGGGGCGGCCAGTACGGCGGCGATCTCGTCCGTGGTCCGGGTGGCGCGGCGCGCCTCCTCGCGGGCGTCCTCGGCCCGCTGGTGCTGCCACAGGGCTGTTCCGCCGAGCGCCGTGGCCGCCGCGAGGCAGGCGGCGAGCGCCCACCGGGACAGCGTCCGGGCCCGTGGGCCGGACCGGACGGCGAGGGCCTGGGCCGGTCTGCCGGGGGTCTCCTGGCGGACCGTGGTGATCCGGTGCAGTACCTGTTCGCGCAGCCCGGCGGGGGGTGTCGTCGCGACGGCGAGTCCCATGCGGGCCGCGGTCGCGGACAGCTCGGCGGTCTCCTGCGCGCACGCCTCGCAGCCCGCCAGATGACGCTCGAACGCGGTGTTCTCCTCGTCGGGCAGCGCGTGCAGGGCGTAGGCGCCCGTCAGCCGGTGCAGATCGGTGGTCGTCACGCGGTCACCCCCAGGCAGTCGCGCAGCCGGATGAGCCCGTCGCGCAGTCGGGTCTTCACGGTCCCCAGCGGAAGCGCCAGCGCCTCCGCCACCTCGCGGTAGGTCAGCCCCCGGTAGTACGCCAGGGTGACGGCC
The DNA window shown above is from Streptomyces sp. NBC_01451 and carries:
- a CDS encoding anti-sigma factor — its product is MTTTDLHRLTGAYALHALPDEENTAFERHLAGCEACAQETAELSATAARMGLAVATTPPAGLREQVLHRITTVRQETPGRPAQALAVRSGPRARTLSRWALAACLAAATALGGTALWQHQRAEDAREEARRATRTTDEIAAVLAAPDARTRAAGLAGGATGTVVVSRGQDRAVFVVSGMSRPPGGKVYQLWFDEGGTMRPAGLMDPGRSDQAVLLRGAVDGASGMGITVEPDGGSKEPTSAPVAVMTFPS